In the Sulfitobacter pacificus genome, one interval contains:
- a CDS encoding ASKHA domain-containing protein encodes MSSDPLVIFTPSGKRGHFPAGTPILTAARQLGVDLDSVCGGRGICSKCQITPSYGEFSKHGVTVQEDALSEWNAVEQRYQDKRGLISGRRLGCQATVQGDIVIDVPPESQVHKQVVRKRAEARDIVLNPSTKLFYVEVAEPDMHDPSGDLERLRMALQEQWELDEVTVDLHILQKMQPILRKGSWKVTVAIHLGDDENPNRIMHIWPGYYEGTVYGLAVDLGSTTIAAHLCDLATGDVVASSGVMNPQIRFGEDLMSRVSYSMMNASGAEEMTTAVREGMNGLFSQIASEAGIDKQLIVDVVFVCNPVMHHLFLGIDPFELGQAPFALATSDEMRLRASDLELNIHPSAHVYLLPCIAGHVGADAAAVALSEAPDKSEDLVLVVDVGTNAEILLGNKEKVLACSSPTGPAFEGAQISSGQRAAPGAIERVEIDPATKAPRFKVIGSDLWSDDPAFEAAIASTGVTGICGSGIIEMVAEMRIHGIVDAPGLIGTAAQTGSANVFADGRTNSYLVYDGTGKGGPMITVTNRDIREIQMAKAALYSGARLLMDKFGVDKVDRVVLAGAFGAHISTKHAMVLGMIPDCPLDKVTSAGNAAGTGARIALLNTEARAEIEQTVRDIHKIETAIEPRFQEHFVNASAIPNAVEPFPILNSIVTLPTETFNTGGKAGEARGGGRRRRRG; translated from the coding sequence ATGAGCAGTGATCCACTTGTTATCTTCACCCCTTCCGGCAAGCGCGGGCATTTTCCGGCTGGCACGCCAATCCTGACTGCAGCGCGTCAGCTTGGCGTTGATCTGGATTCGGTCTGCGGCGGACGCGGCATTTGTTCGAAATGCCAGATCACGCCAAGTTATGGTGAATTCTCCAAACACGGGGTCACCGTGCAGGAGGATGCCCTGTCGGAATGGAATGCGGTTGAGCAACGCTATCAGGACAAACGCGGATTGATCTCCGGGCGCCGGCTGGGCTGTCAGGCGACGGTACAGGGGGACATCGTGATTGATGTCCCACCTGAAAGTCAGGTGCATAAGCAAGTGGTACGCAAACGCGCAGAGGCCCGCGATATCGTGCTGAACCCCTCGACCAAATTGTTTTACGTTGAGGTCGCAGAGCCCGACATGCACGATCCTTCCGGTGATCTGGAACGGTTGCGCATGGCCTTGCAGGAGCAATGGGAACTCGACGAGGTCACTGTTGATTTGCACATCCTACAGAAGATGCAGCCGATTCTGCGCAAGGGCAGCTGGAAAGTCACCGTTGCGATCCATCTTGGGGATGATGAGAACCCCAACCGGATCATGCACATCTGGCCTGGTTATTACGAGGGTACGGTTTATGGGCTTGCCGTTGATCTGGGGTCGACCACCATTGCCGCGCATCTGTGTGATCTGGCAACCGGCGACGTGGTTGCCTCCTCCGGGGTGATGAACCCACAGATCCGTTTTGGCGAGGATCTGATGAGCCGTGTCAGCTATTCGATGATGAATGCCTCCGGTGCCGAGGAGATGACCACCGCTGTGCGCGAAGGGATGAACGGGTTGTTCAGCCAGATTGCCTCAGAGGCCGGGATCGACAAACAGCTGATTGTTGACGTGGTGTTTGTCTGTAACCCGGTGATGCACCATCTGTTTCTGGGGATTGACCCATTTGAGTTGGGACAGGCCCCTTTCGCCCTGGCCACGTCCGACGAGATGCGGCTGCGGGCCTCTGATCTGGAGCTGAACATCCATCCTTCGGCCCATGTTTATCTGTTGCCTTGCATCGCGGGACATGTGGGGGCGGATGCGGCGGCAGTGGCTTTGTCAGAGGCACCGGATAAGTCCGAGGACCTTGTGCTGGTGGTTGATGTGGGCACCAATGCGGAGATTTTGCTGGGCAATAAGGAAAAGGTGCTGGCCTGTTCATCGCCCACCGGCCCTGCCTTTGAAGGGGCGCAGATCAGCTCTGGCCAGCGTGCTGCCCCCGGTGCCATTGAACGGGTGGAGATTGATCCGGCAACCAAAGCGCCGCGCTTCAAGGTGATCGGCAGTGATCTATGGTCTGATGATCCGGCTTTTGAGGCAGCGATTGCCAGCACGGGTGTCACCGGCATTTGCGGCTCCGGCATTATCGAGATGGTTGCAGAGATGCGCATCCACGGGATTGTCGATGCCCCCGGGTTGATCGGCACCGCGGCGCAAACCGGATCGGCCAACGTCTTTGCCGACGGGCGCACCAATTCCTATCTGGTTTATGACGGCACGGGTAAAGGTGGCCCCATGATCACCGTCACCAACCGCGATATCCGGGAAATCCAGATGGCCAAGGCAGCGCTTTACTCCGGTGCGCGTCTGTTGATGGATAAATTCGGCGTCGACAAGGTGGACCGCGTGGTGCTTGCCGGCGCATTTGGCGCACATATCAGCACCAAACATGCGATGGTGCTGGGGATGATCCCCGACTGCCCGCTGGACAAGGTGACCTCTGCGGGCAATGCCGCAGGTACCGGCGCGCGGATTGCCCTGCTGAACACAGAGGCCCGCGCGGAGATCGAACAGACCGTGCGCGACATTCACAAAATCGAAACCGCAATCGAGCCGCGTTTTCAGGAGCATTTTGTCAATGCCTCAGCCATCCCCAATGCGGTCGAACCTTTCCCGATCCTGAACTCCATCGTCACCCTGCCAACCGAGACCTTCAACACCGGCGGCAAGGCCGGTGAAGCGCGTGGTGGCGGACGGCGCAGGCGGCGCGGCTGA
- the speB gene encoding agmatinase, with protein sequence MADHGYDAGRLNLPFVGISTFGKRPYQPDWAALDADVAILGAPFDAGTQFRAGARFGPRGVREASTLFSFGHAGAYDHEDDVTYLPGNVNIVDIGDADIVHTDTETSHANIEAGVRAILDAGALPVVIGGDHSINIPCIRAFDGQGDIHILQIDAHLDFVDVRHGVRHGHGNPMRRAAEQDYVTGLTQVGIRNVSSTAKEGYDDARAMGSDIISVRQAREMGLRGVLAHVPTGARLYVTIDIDAFCPSIAPGTGTPSHGGFLYYEVVELLQAAAERHEIVGIDLVEVAPDYDPSGSTSILAAQVLLNFLGFIFHARSQL encoded by the coding sequence ATGGCAGATCACGGATATGATGCGGGGCGGCTGAACCTGCCGTTTGTGGGGATATCGACCTTTGGCAAACGCCCCTATCAGCCGGATTGGGCGGCGCTGGATGCAGATGTGGCGATCCTGGGCGCACCATTTGATGCGGGCACCCAGTTTCGCGCCGGGGCGCGGTTTGGCCCGCGCGGTGTGCGCGAGGCCTCGACCCTGTTCAGTTTTGGCCATGCCGGTGCCTATGATCACGAAGATGATGTGACCTATCTGCCGGGCAATGTGAATATCGTCGACATTGGCGACGCCGATATTGTGCATACTGACACCGAGACCAGCCATGCCAATATCGAAGCTGGTGTGCGGGCGATACTGGATGCGGGTGCCTTGCCGGTGGTGATTGGCGGGGATCATTCGATCAACATCCCCTGCATCCGCGCTTTCGACGGTCAGGGGGACATCCACATTCTGCAGATCGATGCCCATCTGGATTTCGTCGATGTGCGCCACGGGGTGCGCCATGGCCACGGCAACCCGATGCGGCGTGCGGCCGAGCAGGACTATGTCACGGGGCTCACGCAGGTCGGTATTCGCAATGTCAGCTCAACCGCCAAGGAGGGGTATGATGATGCCCGCGCAATGGGGTCCGACATTATTTCCGTGCGGCAGGCCCGCGAAATGGGGCTGCGCGGCGTGCTGGCCCATGTGCCAACCGGTGCGCGGCTTTATGTGACGATAGATATTGATGCCTTTTGCCCCTCCATTGCACCCGGCACCGGCACCCCGTCACATGGCGGGTTCCTCTATTATGAGGTGGTGGAGCTGTTGCAGGCGGCTGCGGAACGGCATGAGATTGTCGGCATTGATCTGGTCGAGGTTGCGCCGGATTACGACCCAAGCGGATCCACCTCAATTCTGGCAGCACAGGTTTTGCTGAATTTTCTGGGCTTTATTTTCCACGCCCGCAGCCAGTTGTAA
- the guaB gene encoding IMP dehydrogenase, translated as MEIREALTFDDVLLVPGASSVLPSTADTRTHVTQSIALNIPLLSSAMDTVTEGRMAIAMAQAGGMGVVHRNLTVDEQAREVRRVKRFESGIVYNPITLTPDQTLADAKALQERYNVSGFPVVDEKGRVVGIVTNRDMRFASDDATPVKHMMTNENLAMLMEPADRGEALSLMKARRIEKLLVTDGKGVLTGLLTLKDSEQSVLNPTACKDDLGRLRVAAATTVGDAGFERSQALVEAGVDMIVIDTAHGHSEGVAHAVTRAKALSNEVQVVAGNVATGEATRALIDAGADAVKVGIGPGSICTTRMVAGVGVPQLTAIMDCAAAAGDIPVIADGGIKFSGDFAKAIAAGASCAMVGSMIAGTDESPGEVILYQGRSFKSYRGMGSLGAMARGSADRYFQKDAASDKLVPEGIEGQVPYKGSAGAVVHQLVGGLRAAMGYTGCATVPEMRRGCNFVKITGAGLKESHVHDVQITRESPNYRVG; from the coding sequence ATGGAAATTCGTGAGGCTCTTACCTTTGATGATGTGTTGCTGGTGCCGGGAGCATCTTCGGTGCTGCCTTCCACCGCGGACACACGTACACATGTGACACAATCCATTGCATTGAACATTCCGTTGCTCAGCTCTGCGATGGATACCGTAACCGAAGGCCGGATGGCGATTGCCATGGCGCAGGCGGGGGGCATGGGGGTTGTGCACCGCAATCTGACGGTGGATGAACAGGCCCGCGAGGTGCGCCGCGTGAAACGCTTTGAAAGCGGTATCGTCTATAACCCGATCACCCTGACGCCGGATCAGACATTGGCCGATGCAAAAGCCCTGCAAGAGCGGTACAACGTTTCCGGCTTTCCGGTGGTGGATGAAAAGGGCCGGGTGGTCGGCATTGTGACCAACCGCGACATGCGTTTCGCCTCTGATGATGCCACGCCGGTCAAACATATGATGACCAACGAAAATCTGGCCATGCTGATGGAACCTGCCGACCGTGGTGAGGCGCTGAGCCTGATGAAGGCGCGCCGGATTGAAAAGCTGCTGGTGACCGATGGTAAAGGGGTTTTGACGGGGCTGCTGACGTTAAAGGACAGCGAGCAATCAGTGCTGAACCCGACAGCCTGCAAGGATGATCTGGGCCGTCTGCGGGTCGCCGCTGCAACCACCGTGGGGGATGCCGGTTTTGAACGTTCGCAGGCGCTGGTAGAGGCGGGGGTCGATATGATCGTGATCGACACGGCCCATGGTCATTCCGAAGGGGTGGCGCATGCGGTAACCCGCGCCAAAGCGCTGAGCAATGAGGTACAGGTTGTCGCGGGCAATGTGGCCACAGGCGAAGCAACCCGTGCCTTGATTGATGCGGGCGCGGATGCCGTGAAGGTTGGCATCGGGCCGGGGTCCATCTGTACCACGCGCATGGTTGCAGGTGTTGGCGTGCCGCAGCTGACCGCGATTATGGATTGCGCGGCAGCGGCAGGCGACATTCCGGTGATCGCGGATGGCGGCATCAAATTCTCCGGTGATTTTGCCAAGGCAATTGCGGCGGGGGCGTCCTGTGCGATGGTCGGCTCGATGATCGCAGGCACGGACGAATCCCCGGGCGAGGTGATCCTCTATCAGGGCCGCAGTTTCAAAAGCTATCGTGGGATGGGGTCGCTTGGTGCCATGGCACGGGGTTCGGCAGATCGCTATTTCCAGAAAGATGCTGCCAGTGACAAGCTGGTGCCTGAAGGCATTGAGGGTCAAGTGCCTTATAAAGGCAGCGCCGGCGCGGTGGTGCATCAGCTGGTGGGGGGGCTGCGTGCGGCCATGGGCTACACCGGCTGTGCAACCGTGCCAGAGATGCGCCGCGGCTGTAACTTCGTCAAGATCACCGGTGCTGGGCTGAAGGAAAGCCATGTGCATGACGTTCAGATCACGCGGGAATCGCCGAACTACCGGGTTGGATGA